CGACGGCGAGCGCGAGCAGCACCAGCGGTGCCCAGGCGGCCAGCTCGGCACGCGCCACGCCCGGGCGCAGCGACGCCACGGCCGGGCTGGGCCGCCCGTGGGTGACCCGGCGCAGCAGCCGAAGCAGGTACGCGGCGGTCAGCGCCCCGCCGAACGCCGCCAGCACGGCGAGCGTGGTCCAGAGCGCCCCGCCGACCTGCACCGCGGCGACCACGGCGAACGCCTCCCCCCAGAAGCCGGCCAGGCCGGGCAGCCCGAGCGAGGCGATGGCGGCGAAGCCGAGCAGCCCGGCCAGTCGGGGTGCGGTCTCCCGCAGCCCGGCCAGGTCGGCCAGGTCGCCGGTGTGCGTCCGGTCCTTCACCGCCCCGGCGAGGAAGAACAGCAGGCCGGTGATGACTCCGTGCGCGATGTTGCCGATCAGGGCCGCCTGGAGGCCGGTGGCGGTGAGCGTGGCGACCCCGAGCAGCACGAAGCCCATGTGCCCCACGCTGGAGTACGCGATCAGCCGTTTCAGCTCGGTCTGCGCCAGGCACACCAGGGAGCCGACCAGGATCGCCGCGACGGCGAGCATGCCGAGCACCGGCGCCGCCCAGCGGGCGCCCTCGGGAGCGACCCCCACCGCGATCCGGATCAGGCCGTACGTGCCCATCTTGAGCAGGACCCCGGCGAGGATCACGCTGCCCACGGTGGGTGCCTGGGTGTGCGCGTCGGGCAGCCAGGAGTGCAGCGGCCAGAGCGGACTCTTCACCGCGAAGGCGATCGCCAGCAGGGTGAACGCGGCGAGCTGGGTGCCGCGGGACAACCCGCCGCCGCCGCTGAGCGCCACCACGTCGGCGGTGCCGGCGGCGGCGACCACGACGAAGACCCCGACCAGCAGCAGCACCGAGCCGAACAGCGTGTAGAGGGCGAACTTTCCGGCCGCCCGCCGTCGGTCTGGCCCGCCCCAGCCGGCGATCACCGCGTACATCGGCAGGAGGACGACCTCGAAGAAGACGAAGAACAACACCAGGTCGAGGGCGAGGAAGGTGCCGACGATGCCGACCTCGATCACCAGCAGCAGCGCGACCAGCGCCCGGCCGCTGCCGCCCGCCGGGACCTGCCACAGCGTGTAGCCGCAGCACAGCAACGTCAGCAGTGCGGTCAGCACCACCAGCGGCCAGGAGATCCCGTCGACGCCGAGCTGGAAGCGCAGGTCCAGGCCCGGCACCCAGGGCAGGTCGAGCCGGTGCCAGGGACGCACGGCGGGCGCGCTGTCGCCGTGGCCGAACCAGCCGCCGTCCCGGTCAGCCGCCAGGGGCAGCGTGGCCAGCAGGGTCAGCGCGGCGGCGACCGTGCCCACCACCCGCGCCGCCCGGTCGTGCGGCGTGGCCGCCACCGCCGCCGCAGCGAGCGCCGGCACCGCCAGGACCGCCACCAGCAGGAAATCCCCGACGCTCACGGGGCCTCCTCAGCTCGCGACTGCGGGGCTCGCAACACCAGCTCACTCCTCGCGCTCACGAGACCCCCCCGATCACGGCGGCGGCCAGTCCGATCAGCAGCGCGCCGGCGAGCACACCGGCGGCTGCCCTGGGCAACGCGGCCCGGTGCAGCATGGCCAGCGAACCGCCGAGGCCGGACGCGGCCCGGCCGCTGCCGGTGACGGCGCCGTCCACCACCACCTCGTCCGCGGTCCGCGTGGCGGCGGCGAGCGCCGTCACCGGGCGTACGACCAGGGCGTGCTGGAGGTCGTCGAGCCGGAACGCGCGGGCGAACA
The sequence above is a segment of the Micromonospora sp. WMMA1363 genome. Coding sequences within it:
- a CDS encoding NADH-quinone oxidoreductase subunit M codes for the protein MSVGDFLLVAVLAVPALAAAAVAATPHDRAARVVGTVAAALTLLATLPLAADRDGGWFGHGDSAPAVRPWHRLDLPWVPGLDLRFQLGVDGISWPLVVLTALLTLLCCGYTLWQVPAGGSGRALVALLLVIEVGIVGTFLALDLVLFFVFFEVVLLPMYAVIAGWGGPDRRRAAGKFALYTLFGSVLLLVGVFVVVAAAGTADVVALSGGGGLSRGTQLAAFTLLAIAFAVKSPLWPLHSWLPDAHTQAPTVGSVILAGVLLKMGTYGLIRIAVGVAPEGARWAAPVLGMLAVAAILVGSLVCLAQTELKRLIAYSSVGHMGFVLLGVATLTATGLQAALIGNIAHGVITGLLFFLAGAVKDRTHTGDLADLAGLRETAPRLAGLLGFAAIASLGLPGLAGFWGEAFAVVAAVQVGGALWTTLAVLAAFGGALTAAYLLRLLRRVTHGRPSPAVASLRPGVARAELAAWAPLVLLALAVGLAPTLVLGVAEAPVAALVEVLP